One genomic region from Prevotella sp. Rep29 encodes:
- a CDS encoding ABC transporter ATP-binding protein, which produces MTPTPETHPAVISVECKELTIGYKAKRTGFREVAAGINAELCGGRLTSLIGSNGIGKSTLLRTLSAFQPPLAGDVLIQGKSLRRYTNKELSRLIGVVLTERPALQNMSVRELVGLGRSPYTGFWGKLTAADEEIVTEAIVNVGIENLQHRMIQTLSDGERQKVMIAKALAQQTPVIFLDEPTAFLDYPSKVEVMQLLHRLTRQSGKTIFLSTHDIELALQLSDILWLMSKTDTAPSTDASLSQLTIGTPQQLAQSDALTAFIERKGIMFNREHLSIRVEKQG; this is translated from the coding sequence ATGACCCCAACTCCGGAAACGCACCCTGCCGTCATCAGCGTAGAATGTAAGGAACTCACGATTGGATACAAAGCCAAGCGGACTGGCTTCAGGGAAGTCGCAGCAGGCATCAATGCCGAACTCTGTGGCGGACGGCTGACCAGTCTGATAGGCTCCAACGGAATCGGTAAGTCAACCCTCCTGCGCACACTCTCCGCTTTCCAGCCTCCACTCGCCGGCGACGTGCTAATACAAGGTAAGTCGTTGCGACGATATACCAACAAAGAACTGTCGCGGCTCATAGGCGTCGTGCTCACTGAGCGACCTGCTCTGCAAAACATGTCTGTCCGCGAGCTCGTAGGACTCGGGCGAAGTCCCTACACCGGATTCTGGGGGAAACTGACGGCGGCAGACGAAGAAATCGTCACAGAAGCCATCGTCAATGTGGGAATAGAAAACCTGCAGCACCGCATGATACAGACACTCAGCGACGGTGAACGGCAGAAAGTGATGATTGCAAAAGCACTCGCACAACAGACACCCGTCATCTTTCTCGACGAGCCCACCGCCTTCCTCGACTATCCCAGCAAAGTCGAAGTCATGCAACTTCTGCACCGCCTCACACGGCAATCAGGAAAAACCATTTTCCTTTCTACACACGACATCGAACTGGCACTCCAGCTCTCTGACATCCTTTGGTTGATGAGCAAGACTGATACCGCGCCATCAACTGACGCTTCCCTTTCACAACTTACTATCGGAACACCGCAACAACTTGCGCAGAGCGACGCACTCACCGCTTTCATCGAGCGCAAGGGCATCATGTTCAACCGCGAACATCTCAGCATCCGTGTCGAAAAACAAGGCTAA
- a CDS encoding cobyric acid synthase, producing MNEKPCKKGELRPVMFAGTGSDVGKSLIAAAFCRIFRQDGYQPAPFKAQNMALNSYATPEGYEIGRAQAVQAEAAGILPHTDMNPILLKPQSDHTSQIVLNGKPFGTQKAYDYFRKEGREELREQVHRAYDRLAKRYSPIVLEGAGSISEMNLRETDLVNMPMARYADASVFLVADIDRGGVFASVYGSIFLQTPEDRERIKGVIINKFRGDLRLFEEGKRLLERLTGVPVLGVVPYVDDIVIDEEDSVALVSKKKTAVAGKTNVAVLLLKHLSNFTDFSRLEHDTRVHLFYTDDVQEIEKADVIIVPGSKTVVADLCELRRNGCAQAVVRAHERGAKILGICGGYQMMGQRIKDPHHTESDVEMMPGLGLLPIETTMTKEKITRQVRFQGVWDNVSADLLSGYEIHMGETVFTEQGASPMNHICTEDGMLAEGCMATATCMGTYIHGILDNAAFIDYLIGKGGDAGSNAWDEDYQTLRNRQYDRLADHVRQHVDMERVYEILQGKNR from the coding sequence ATGAATGAAAAGCCGTGTAAGAAAGGAGAATTGCGCCCTGTGATGTTTGCGGGGACTGGCAGCGACGTGGGTAAGAGCCTGATTGCTGCTGCGTTCTGCCGCATCTTTCGTCAAGACGGTTATCAACCAGCTCCTTTCAAGGCACAGAACATGGCACTCAACTCGTATGCGACACCTGAAGGATATGAGATTGGTCGGGCACAGGCGGTGCAGGCAGAGGCGGCTGGAATCCTTCCGCACACGGACATGAATCCGATTCTGTTGAAGCCGCAGTCGGATCACACGTCGCAGATTGTGTTAAATGGAAAGCCTTTCGGCACGCAGAAGGCATACGACTATTTCCGGAAAGAGGGGAGAGAGGAACTGCGGGAGCAGGTGCATCGGGCATACGACCGATTGGCAAAACGCTACAGTCCGATAGTGTTGGAGGGAGCAGGCAGCATCAGTGAGATGAACCTGCGAGAGACCGACTTGGTGAATATGCCCATGGCGCGATATGCTGACGCTTCGGTCTTTTTGGTGGCAGACATCGACAGGGGAGGGGTCTTCGCCAGTGTGTATGGAAGTATTTTTCTCCAAACGCCTGAGGATAGGGAGCGCATAAAAGGAGTCATCATCAATAAGTTCAGAGGTGACCTGCGCCTTTTTGAAGAGGGAAAACGTTTGCTTGAGCGCCTGACAGGAGTGCCTGTGTTGGGCGTGGTGCCTTATGTGGATGATATCGTCATCGACGAGGAAGACAGTGTGGCACTCGTTTCAAAGAAAAAGACAGCCGTCGCAGGGAAAACAAATGTCGCCGTCTTATTGCTGAAGCATCTCAGCAACTTCACGGATTTCAGTCGGTTGGAACACGATACGCGTGTGCATCTCTTCTATACGGATGACGTGCAGGAAATAGAGAAAGCGGATGTCATTATCGTTCCTGGCAGCAAGACGGTCGTTGCCGATTTGTGCGAATTGCGCCGTAATGGTTGTGCACAGGCAGTCGTTCGTGCCCATGAGCGAGGAGCGAAAATCTTGGGTATTTGTGGTGGTTACCAAATGATGGGACAGCGCATAAAAGATCCTCATCATACGGAGAGTGATGTGGAGATGATGCCCGGTTTGGGGCTCCTGCCGATAGAGACTACCATGACCAAGGAGAAAATCACCCGCCAGGTGCGCTTTCAGGGAGTGTGGGACAATGTGTCGGCAGATTTGTTGAGCGGTTACGAGATACACATGGGCGAGACCGTCTTTACAGAGCAGGGAGCATCGCCAATGAACCATATCTGTACGGAAGACGGAATGTTGGCGGAAGGATGTATGGCAACAGCAACTTGCATGGGAACCTACATCCACGGCATACTCGACAATGCTGCTTTTATCGACTATCTGATAGGAAAGGGTGGCGACGCAGGCAGCAATGCATGGGATGAAGATTATCAAACCCTTCGTAATCGGCAGTATGACCGTTTGGCAGACCATGTGCGTCAGCATGTTGATATGGAAAGAGTGTATGAAATTTTGCAGGGAAAAAACCGATAA
- a CDS encoding aminotransferase class I/II-fold pyridoxal phosphate-dependent enzyme, translated as MIEGHGDDIYKYSDIRMNFSSNIYSHADLSGLYGHLKEHLHLISSYPEPQPYKLRNCLAARHGVEPESVLVTNGATEAIYLIAQAFRNGVQKTGRAPSFYVKNPTFSEYEDAMRNFSYVEAEMPVPASGEERLVWMCNPNNPTGEITPQEEIAAVASHDGVLLTIDQSYEHYTKAKLLTAADAVKMGNVILVHSMTKNYAIPGLRIGYIVATPELIQRVSQCQHPWSVNALAIEASLFLLKEHDNLIPALDDYLHETELLRTALSGIGGISVAPTQTNFMLCTMDKGTAAQLKTYLAEKHHILIRDASNFTGLSERHFRVTTQLPEENRALVAAVKEYMADV; from the coding sequence ATGATAGAAGGACACGGTGATGACATCTATAAATATAGTGACATTCGGATGAATTTCAGTTCGAATATCTATTCCCATGCAGACCTCAGCGGATTGTATGGACATCTGAAGGAGCATCTACATCTGATATCCTCCTACCCGGAGCCGCAGCCTTATAAGTTGCGGAACTGCTTGGCTGCAAGACATGGCGTTGAGCCGGAGTCGGTCTTAGTAACTAACGGAGCCACGGAGGCGATATACCTGATTGCTCAGGCGTTCAGGAATGGGGTGCAGAAGACAGGCAGGGCACCCTCCTTCTACGTGAAGAATCCCACGTTCAGCGAGTATGAAGATGCGATGCGCAATTTCTCTTACGTGGAGGCAGAAATGCCCGTTCCTGCCAGCGGTGAGGAACGCTTGGTGTGGATGTGTAATCCCAACAATCCGACGGGTGAAATAACACCGCAGGAGGAGATAGCCGCTGTTGCCAGTCACGACGGTGTGTTGCTCACAATAGACCAGTCTTATGAACATTACACCAAGGCAAAACTTCTCACGGCAGCGGATGCTGTTAAGATGGGGAACGTCATACTCGTCCATTCGATGACGAAAAATTATGCCATACCAGGTTTGCGCATCGGATATATCGTGGCAACCCCGGAGCTGATTCAGCGAGTGTCCCAATGTCAGCACCCGTGGTCGGTGAACGCATTGGCGATAGAGGCATCGCTTTTTCTCTTGAAAGAGCATGACAACCTGATTCCCGCTTTGGATGACTACCTTCATGAAACGGAACTGCTCCGAACGGCACTGAGCGGGATTGGGGGAATCAGTGTTGCTCCCACGCAGACCAACTTCATGCTCTGCACAATGGACAAAGGGACAGCAGCTCAACTGAAAACATATCTTGCCGAAAAACACCACATACTCATACGCGATGCCTCCAATTTTACAGGACTCTCGGAAAGACACTTCCGTGTGACAACCCAATTGCCTGAAGAGAATAGGGCATTGGTGGCGGCTGTTAAAGAATATATGGCAGATGTATAA
- the cbiB gene encoding adenosylcobinamide-phosphate synthase CbiB: MNVTIPLIAGWLLDRLVGDPPSLPHPIVLFGKVIAFGERHLNKGRYRKLKGALMAATLIVVTFVATYLLVHATPFEDTVWGLILTAILVFYSLAGTTLVREVKAVFRAVNVSVEQGRQQLARIVGRDTSQLSPQEIRTAALETLAENLSDGVIAPLFWYALFGIPGMLTYKMVNTLDSMIAYRTPRYRQFGAFAAHADDIANYLPARLTAVLMIFVGRIVGNQNRQPLSTQFRFLRQNARNHISPNSGYPEAALAAILNCRFGGGHVYFGQYIEKPFIGTNDRQLHDTDMKHSVRICVLTEVVMLVLVLVVNLFVFGLGA, translated from the coding sequence ATGAACGTTACGATTCCGTTGATTGCCGGATGGCTCCTCGACCGCCTTGTTGGCGACCCGCCATCGCTGCCACATCCTATCGTGCTTTTCGGAAAAGTAATAGCCTTTGGAGAACGACATTTGAACAAGGGACGCTATCGGAAACTCAAAGGCGCACTCATGGCAGCCACACTCATTGTCGTAACCTTTGTTGCAACCTATCTGCTCGTTCATGCAACACCATTTGAAGACACGGTGTGGGGGCTTATTCTGACAGCGATACTCGTTTTCTATTCACTTGCAGGGACGACGCTTGTGAGAGAAGTCAAAGCCGTTTTCAGGGCGGTCAATGTGTCAGTAGAGCAGGGACGTCAGCAATTAGCGCGCATCGTTGGGCGAGACACCAGTCAGTTGTCGCCACAGGAAATACGAACGGCGGCTCTCGAGACATTAGCTGAAAACCTGAGCGACGGAGTGATTGCACCGCTCTTTTGGTATGCTTTGTTCGGAATACCTGGCATGCTGACCTACAAGATGGTCAATACACTCGATTCGATGATTGCCTATCGCACCCCAAGATATCGGCAGTTCGGTGCCTTTGCAGCACATGCGGACGATATCGCCAACTATCTTCCTGCACGCTTGACGGCAGTCCTCATGATTTTTGTTGGCCGAATCGTGGGCAACCAGAATCGGCAACCGCTTTCCACGCAGTTCCGCTTCCTCCGTCAAAATGCACGCAATCATATCAGTCCCAACAGCGGATACCCGGAAGCGGCATTGGCAGCAATACTGAATTGCAGGTTTGGAGGAGGACATGTGTATTTCGGGCAGTATATCGAAAAGCCTTTTATCGGCACCAACGACCGACAGCTCCACGATACTGATATGAAACATTCTGTCCGTATCTGTGTCCTGACGGAGGTGGTCATGCTTGTTCTCGTTCTCGTAGTCAATCTGTTTGTGTTTGGTCTCGGGGCATGA
- the lptC gene encoding LPS export ABC transporter periplasmic protein LptC: MTISCSQEKEHTAPAINPKDSVAVMTTYGVNTLISDSGVIKYRIITEQWEVNPNTNPSKWLFTKGLHLQQFDQKLHVQAHIEADTAYYYDTKRLWELRGRVRIHTKNQLQFKSEELFWDENQHQLYSNKFSQLNTPERQLQGTHFVSNEQMTKYHVTNTKAAFERGDIDSKPAVPEDGSAEEMISRPPKQPMPLTR, from the coding sequence GTGACAATATCCTGTTCGCAAGAGAAAGAACACACAGCTCCCGCCATCAATCCGAAAGACTCGGTCGCAGTCATGACAACCTACGGAGTCAATACCCTCATATCCGACTCAGGAGTCATCAAATACAGAATCATCACCGAACAGTGGGAAGTTAACCCCAACACCAACCCTTCCAAATGGCTTTTCACAAAAGGACTGCACCTTCAGCAATTCGACCAAAAACTGCACGTCCAGGCACATATCGAAGCCGATACCGCATACTATTATGATACGAAACGGCTCTGGGAACTCCGGGGACGAGTGCGCATACACACCAAGAATCAACTGCAATTCAAGTCAGAAGAGCTATTCTGGGATGAGAACCAACACCAACTCTATTCCAACAAGTTCTCACAGCTCAACACACCCGAGCGCCAACTGCAAGGAACACACTTCGTGTCCAATGAGCAGATGACAAAATATCACGTCACGAACACCAAGGCAGCATTCGAGAGGGGCGACATCGACAGCAAGCCGGCTGTGCCTGAAGATGGAAGTGCAGAGGAGATGATAAGCCGTCCGCCCAAGCAGCCTATGCCACTCACACGATAG
- a CDS encoding hemolysin family protein, producing MIPLIITLLFSAFFSGMEIAFVASNKMIAQINQQKTGITQKCLKQFYQHPDNFISTMLVGNNIALVIYGIIFAYLTDQLLTQHFSADSINPAIKLAIDTIVSTLIVLFTAEFLPKNIFKNNPHKFLNTLAIPAYITYVVLYPIAKTTTNIANAILRLTGLKSSDKQQQHIFTKDDLDNLIQNTIITTDNEPSAYASQSSQKSQPSQSSQNTQLIKNTLQLHEKKGRDCMIPRTEINALPDNATPQQLKQKFIETGNSKIIIYQQDIDHIIGYIHAAQLFNTKETSDKLPSIIPIPIVPETIALHKLMHTLLQEKKSIAAIIDEFGGTAGIVTLEDIIEEILGEIEDEHDNKQLVAKQTDPDTYIISARLEINKINNMLNINLPEDDEYNTLAGLILHYHQNFPKINQTIQIHDFQCKVIKKTNTKIQLVELKLNQPQPPEDSNE from the coding sequence ATGATTCCACTAATCATAACTCTTCTCTTCTCAGCCTTCTTTTCGGGAATGGAAATCGCATTTGTTGCATCAAACAAGATGATTGCACAAATCAATCAGCAAAAAACAGGCATCACGCAAAAATGCCTCAAACAATTCTATCAGCACCCCGACAACTTTATCTCAACCATGCTCGTCGGTAATAATATCGCACTCGTTATCTACGGAATCATATTCGCATACCTTACCGACCAACTCCTCACGCAACATTTCTCCGCCGATTCCATTAATCCGGCAATCAAACTTGCCATCGACACCATCGTGTCAACACTTATCGTGCTCTTTACTGCAGAATTCCTCCCCAAAAACATCTTCAAAAACAATCCACACAAGTTCCTTAATACACTCGCCATACCCGCCTATATCACATACGTCGTACTCTATCCCATTGCGAAAACCACGACCAACATTGCAAACGCAATTTTAAGACTCACAGGACTCAAATCCTCTGATAAACAGCAGCAACACATATTTACGAAAGACGACCTTGACAATCTCATACAAAATACCATCATCACGACAGACAATGAACCGAGCGCTTATGCCTCCCAGTCTTCACAGAAATCGCAGCCTTCTCAGTCTTCACAGAACACACAGCTCATCAAGAATACCCTTCAGCTCCACGAGAAGAAAGGGCGCGACTGCATGATTCCGCGAACAGAAATCAATGCCCTCCCTGACAATGCTACACCGCAGCAGCTCAAACAAAAATTCATCGAAACAGGAAATTCGAAAATCATCATCTATCAACAAGATATCGATCACATTATCGGCTACATACACGCCGCACAACTCTTTAATACAAAAGAAACAAGCGACAAACTTCCCAGTATCATACCTATTCCTATTGTGCCTGAAACAATTGCGCTCCACAAACTCATGCACACACTCCTGCAAGAGAAAAAATCCATTGCAGCCATTATCGATGAATTCGGTGGAACGGCAGGAATCGTCACACTCGAAGATATCATAGAGGAAATTCTCGGAGAAATCGAGGATGAACACGACAACAAACAGCTTGTCGCAAAGCAGACAGATCCCGACACATATATTATTTCGGCAAGACTCGAAATCAATAAAATTAACAACATGCTCAACATCAACCTGCCGGAAGATGACGAGTACAATACACTTGCGGGACTCATACTGCACTACCACCAGAATTTCCCCAAAATCAATCAAACCATACAAATTCATGACTTCCAATGCAAAGTCATCAAAAAAACAAATACCAAGATACAACTCGTTGAACTGAAGCTCAACCAACCGCAGCCGCCAGAAGACAGCAACGAGTGA
- a CDS encoding peptidylprolyl isomerase, whose product MAAIGKIRSWGPILVGVIGLALFAFVAGDLFRGCESSNVATKQRLAVVNGEKINAIDYQRYVEEYTEAMKTEFAMQGRTPSDEEIRQSAWQELLNNKMIEAEAKELGITVTDEEIQNIINQGTNQMLLSIPIPQFHNQQTGRFDANALKQFLASYKQAQQNNPQLAEQLAPIYKYWLFKENQLKQNLLAQKYMVLLQESVLSNPAEAKFAFDAEKQETNVELAYIEYNSINDNDVKVSDQELKAKYDQLKERFFIPQEIREIKYIEVKKVASAADKADLRKKMEQFAEELQTAENPEQVVNKSQSLMKYAGVPVTRNLLPLDVAARLDSIAVGTTTKVTENTQDNTFNIIKLIGKSNLPDSIQYRAISVMAATPAETKAKADSVLTALQNGADFAAIAKKYNQTGEAEWITGTQQFQAVSQSRENKTVFDAMNAMAVNELKNIHLTQGNIILQVLDKKAMKEKYDVAVIKRTIDFSDETSQEIYNKFNQFVASNRNLQDLEKNAPKAGYIVRELPMVTTSAGNIAGIQGTRDALKWTFEAKEGDLSDVFKCGNNDELLVVALTKINPKGHMALSHQQVNSTVKAEVIKDKKAQMIIEKLKGVNSIAAAKQKGCKTTTVEQITFAAPAMVPALMVSEPALSGAATATAKGKFSARPIVGNAAVYLFQVTDKKTLPGKFEQKQYGQKAAMGELQRLFQAIQYELQRKADVTDNRYLFM is encoded by the coding sequence ATGGCAGCAATAGGAAAAATCAGAAGCTGGGGACCGATACTCGTAGGAGTAATCGGACTCGCACTCTTCGCATTCGTAGCTGGAGACCTCTTCAGAGGATGCGAATCATCTAATGTAGCAACAAAGCAAAGACTTGCAGTAGTTAACGGAGAAAAAATCAATGCTATCGACTATCAGAGATACGTTGAAGAGTACACCGAAGCTATGAAGACGGAATTTGCCATGCAGGGAAGAACTCCTTCAGACGAGGAAATCAGACAAAGCGCATGGCAGGAGTTGCTCAATAACAAAATGATTGAAGCAGAAGCCAAAGAACTGGGTATCACTGTCACAGATGAGGAGATACAGAACATCATCAACCAGGGAACCAACCAAATGCTCCTCTCAATTCCCATTCCACAGTTCCACAATCAGCAGACAGGACGCTTCGATGCAAACGCACTCAAGCAATTCCTCGCATCTTACAAACAGGCGCAGCAGAACAATCCGCAGCTTGCAGAGCAGCTTGCGCCCATTTACAAATATTGGCTTTTCAAGGAGAATCAGCTCAAACAGAACCTGCTCGCACAGAAATACATGGTGCTCTTGCAGGAAAGCGTTCTCTCCAATCCGGCAGAGGCAAAATTTGCGTTCGATGCTGAAAAACAAGAGACCAACGTCGAACTCGCATATATCGAATACAACTCTATCAATGACAATGACGTGAAGGTTTCTGACCAAGAGTTGAAGGCTAAATACGACCAACTCAAAGAGCGTTTCTTCATCCCGCAGGAAATCAGAGAAATCAAATATATCGAGGTGAAGAAAGTTGCTTCGGCAGCCGATAAAGCAGACCTCCGTAAGAAAATGGAACAGTTTGCTGAAGAGCTCCAGACAGCTGAGAACCCGGAGCAGGTGGTTAACAAAAGCCAGTCGCTCATGAAATATGCCGGCGTGCCGGTGACTAGAAACCTCCTGCCGCTTGATGTCGCAGCCAGACTGGACTCAATCGCCGTGGGAACAACGACCAAGGTGACTGAAAACACACAGGACAATACCTTCAATATCATTAAACTGATAGGAAAGAGCAATCTTCCAGACTCTATCCAGTACAGAGCCATCTCTGTCATGGCTGCAACTCCAGCTGAGACAAAGGCAAAGGCAGACAGCGTGCTCACTGCCCTGCAGAATGGAGCGGACTTCGCTGCTATCGCTAAAAAGTACAACCAGACGGGTGAAGCTGAATGGATTACCGGTACACAGCAGTTCCAGGCAGTCAGCCAGTCGAGAGAAAACAAGACTGTCTTCGACGCGATGAATGCGATGGCTGTCAACGAACTCAAAAACATCCACCTGACACAAGGAAACATCATCCTGCAAGTGCTCGACAAGAAAGCAATGAAAGAGAAATATGACGTGGCAGTCATCAAGCGTACGATTGATTTCTCTGATGAGACATCGCAGGAGATTTACAACAAATTCAATCAGTTCGTGGCAAGCAATAGAAACCTCCAAGACCTTGAGAAGAATGCGCCGAAGGCAGGATATATCGTAAGAGAGCTGCCGATGGTAACGACTTCTGCAGGTAACATCGCAGGAATACAAGGAACACGCGATGCCCTCAAGTGGACCTTCGAGGCTAAAGAAGGCGACCTGTCGGACGTGTTCAAGTGTGGAAACAACGACGAGCTGCTGGTAGTAGCACTCACTAAAATCAATCCGAAAGGACACATGGCGCTCTCTCACCAGCAGGTGAACAGCACCGTGAAGGCTGAAGTCATCAAAGACAAGAAAGCGCAGATGATTATCGAAAAGCTCAAAGGCGTGAACTCTATCGCAGCCGCTAAGCAAAAAGGCTGTAAGACAACAACTGTTGAGCAAATCACATTCGCTGCACCGGCAATGGTTCCGGCACTCATGGTGTCAGAGCCTGCACTCAGCGGAGCAGCCACGGCAACAGCCAAAGGCAAATTCTCAGCACGCCCAATCGTAGGAAATGCTGCCGTATATCTCTTCCAAGTGACCGACAAAAAGACACTGCCGGGAAAATTCGAGCAGAAACAATACGGACAGAAGGCGGCAATGGGAGAACTGCAACGGCTCTTCCAGGCGATACAATACGAACTGCAGCGGAAAGCTGACGTGACCGACAACAGATATTTATTTATGTAA
- a CDS encoding glycoside hydrolase family 10 protein yields MSPIKKHLIYFTLMKPIISRSILILLLALLHTPSLLHAQTPVKREFRGAWIQCVNGQFLGMSTQKMQQTLLYQLDELKKDGVNAIIFQVRPECDALYQSNIEPWSRFLTGKQGQAPQPYWDPLQWMIEQCHQRGMELHAWINPYRAKTKNTTQLANNHVAIKHPDWVFAYDGLFILNPGIPENRNYICQVVEDILKRYDVDGLHIDDYFYPYPAAGQNIPDQRQFQQYNNGFSNINDWRRDNVNLFVKQLGETIRKTKPWVKFGVSPFGIYRNKKSDPHIGSNTNGLQNYDDLYADVLLWVNNGWIDYCVPQIYWEIGNKAADYQTLITWWNKYAGARPLYIGEDVERTVKHPDPNNPRSHQLGIKRQLHAQMKNVKGTVLWYAKAVVDNTGNYGTALRNNYWRYPALQPLMPFIDSKAPKKPKRLKPIMTEDGMVLFWTAPSGKKWGDQPHQYVVYRFAKGESVNINDPKHIVAVTKQTFFRLPDAGGQRFTYVVTTLDRMSNESKPAKAKVTH; encoded by the coding sequence ATGAGCCCCATCAAAAAACACCTAATTTATTTCACGCTTATGAAGCCTATCATCAGTCGCAGCATTCTTATCTTACTTCTCGCACTGCTCCATACTCCTTCGCTGCTCCATGCGCAGACTCCAGTCAAACGTGAGTTCCGGGGAGCATGGATACAATGCGTCAACGGACAGTTTTTGGGTATGTCCACCCAGAAGATGCAACAAACGCTGCTCTATCAGTTGGATGAACTCAAAAAAGACGGTGTCAATGCCATCATTTTCCAAGTCAGACCCGAATGCGACGCACTCTATCAAAGCAATATAGAACCATGGAGCCGGTTCCTCACAGGCAAGCAAGGACAGGCACCACAGCCCTATTGGGACCCGTTGCAGTGGATGATAGAACAATGCCATCAGCGGGGCATGGAGCTTCATGCGTGGATCAATCCCTACCGTGCGAAAACTAAAAACACTACGCAGCTTGCCAACAACCATGTCGCCATCAAGCATCCCGACTGGGTGTTTGCATACGACGGGCTCTTCATCCTCAACCCGGGAATACCGGAGAACAGGAACTACATCTGCCAAGTCGTAGAGGATATTCTCAAGCGGTATGACGTGGATGGTCTCCATATTGACGACTATTTCTATCCTTACCCTGCAGCAGGACAGAACATTCCCGACCAGCGTCAGTTCCAGCAATATAACAACGGATTCAGCAATATCAACGATTGGCGACGCGACAACGTCAACCTCTTTGTGAAGCAACTTGGTGAAACCATACGCAAGACCAAGCCGTGGGTGAAGTTCGGCGTGTCTCCTTTCGGAATCTATAGAAATAAGAAGTCCGACCCACATATCGGAAGCAATACCAACGGGCTGCAGAATTATGACGACCTTTATGCCGACGTCCTTTTGTGGGTCAACAACGGATGGATAGACTATTGTGTTCCGCAAATCTATTGGGAGATAGGTAACAAGGCTGCCGACTATCAGACGCTCATCACCTGGTGGAATAAATATGCCGGAGCCCGCCCGCTCTACATCGGCGAAGATGTGGAAAGAACCGTCAAACATCCCGACCCCAACAATCCGCGCAGCCATCAGCTCGGAATCAAGAGACAGTTGCATGCGCAGATGAAGAATGTCAAGGGAACAGTGCTTTGGTATGCCAAGGCGGTTGTTGACAACACTGGAAACTACGGCACCGCGCTCAGAAACAATTATTGGCGCTATCCCGCACTTCAGCCGCTCATGCCGTTCATCGACAGCAAGGCACCCAAAAAGCCGAAGCGTCTCAAGCCCATCATGACCGAAGACGGCATGGTGCTCTTTTGGACGGCACCATCAGGAAAGAAGTGGGGCGACCAGCCGCATCAATATGTCGTCTATCGGTTTGCGAAGGGCGAGTCTGTCAACATCAATGACCCGAAACACATCGTAGCCGTGACCAAACAGACTTTCTTCCGTCTCCCTGACGCTGGTGGACAGCGGTTTACCTATGTCGTGACGACGCTCGACAGGATGAGCAACGAGAGCAAACCGGCAAAGGCAAAAGTCACGCACTGA
- a CDS encoding DUF6712 family protein, giving the protein MLQVIRILQSLELMLLVDIDIHQQQFFDLVNIIREHADVFPEWHASAMEELYIPKLFKTKSRREGTGSDFFCNFAKKKK; this is encoded by the coding sequence ATGCTACAAGTCATACGAATACTTCAATCCTTAGAACTGATGCTGCTGGTGGATATTGATATTCACCAGCAGCAGTTCTTTGACCTGGTGAACATCATCCGCGAACATGCCGATGTGTTCCCCGAATGGCACGCTTCAGCAATGGAAGAATTGTACATCCCGAAACTTTTTAAAACAAAAAGTCGTCGGGAGGGTACTGGTTCTGATTTTTTTTGTAACTTTGCGAAAAAGAAGAAATGA